The Sebastes umbrosus isolate fSebUmb1 chromosome 19, fSebUmb1.pri, whole genome shotgun sequence genome has a segment encoding these proteins:
- the LOC119478670 gene encoding stomatin-like protein 2, mitochondrial, with protein MMLRTLCRTGGALLQQTQRAAPRLLVTPAQQRWASSLPVNTVILFVPQQEAWVVERMGRFHRILQPGLNFLIPLLDRTRYVQSLKEIVIDVPEQSAVSLDNVTLQIDGVLYLRILDPFKASYGVEDPEYAVTQLAQTTMRSELGKLTLDKVFRERESLNSNIVHSINQASDDWGIRCLRYEIKDIHVPPRVKESMQMQVEAERKKRATVLESEGQRDAAINVAEGRKQAQILASEGEKAEQINKASGEAQAVLAKAEAKAKAICMLSDALTEQNGNAAASLSVAEQYVSAFSKLAKESNTILLPSSTGDISGMVTQAMTIYSSLAKTSPKAPKALEEKNDDFGSLPSQ; from the exons ATGATGCTACGGACGCTGTGTCGGACCGGCGGAGCTCTTCTGCAG cAAACCCAACGGGCCGCTCCGAGGTTGTTGGTTACGCCGGCCCAGCAACGATGGGCGTCCAGCCTGCCCGTGAACACCGTGATCCTGTTTGTGCCCCAGCAGGAGGCCTGGGTGGTGGAGAGAATGGGCCGCTTCCACCGGATCTTACAGCCG gGTTTAAACTTCCTCATACCTTTACTTGACCGAACTCGCTATGTGCAGAGTCTTAAAGAGATTGTCATCGATGTCCCGGAGCAGTCTGCAGTATCTCTAG ATAATGTAACACTACAGATTGATGGAGTGCTTTACTTAAGGATCCTAGACCCCTTTAAG GCCAGTTACGGTGTCGAGGATCCAGAATATGCCGTCACACAGTTGGCACAGACCACCATGCGGTCAGAACTGGGCAAACTCACACTGGACAAAGTGTTCAGG GAAAGGGAGTCCCTCAATTCCAACATCGTCCACTCCATCAACCAAGCGTCAGACGACTGGGGGATCCGTTGCCTACGTTACGAAATCAAAGACATACATGTTCCACCTCGGGTGAAAGAGTCCATGCAGATGCAG GTGGAGGCCGAGCGTAAGAAGAGAGCCACGGTGCTGGAGTCTGAAGGGCAGAGGGATGCGGCCATTAACGTCGCCGAGGGTCGCAAACAAGCTCAGATTCTGGCCTCGGAGGGTGAAAAAGCAGAGCAGATCAATAAAGCGTCTG GTGAGGCCCAAGCAGTTTTGGCCAAAGCGGAGGCAAAAGCTAAGGCTATCTGCATGCTGTCAGACGCTCTGACCGAGCAG AATGGAAACGCGGCAGCCTCGCTGAGCGTGGCCGAGCAGTACGTGTCCGCTTTCTCCAAACTCGCCAAAGAGTCCAACACCATCCTTCTGCCCTCCAGTACTGGTGACATCAGCGGGATGGTCACACAG GCTATGACCATTTACAGCTCGTTGGCGAAGACGAGCCCAAAAGCACCAAAAGCGTTGGAGGAGAAGAATGACGACTTTGGGAGCCTACCGTCTCAATAG